A genomic segment from Nonomuraea helvata encodes:
- a CDS encoding antibiotic biosynthesis monooxygenase family protein — MAVRHVITIQVAAGQAASFASAFKALQALVQQEEGCEQYELFQSLDAPDRLVILEQWASQETLEKHMEAERNDYSSRVDALVALWAPGVLPTVERFDV; from the coding sequence GTGGCTGTTCGTCATGTCATCACGATCCAGGTTGCCGCTGGCCAGGCCGCCAGTTTCGCCAGCGCTTTCAAGGCGCTGCAGGCTCTCGTGCAGCAAGAAGAGGGCTGCGAGCAGTACGAACTGTTCCAGAGTCTGGACGCCCCTGACCGGCTGGTGATACTCGAACAGTGGGCCAGCCAAGAGACGCTGGAGAAACACATGGAGGCGGAGCGCAACGACTACTCCTCACGCGTTGACGCTCTCGTGGCTCTGTGGGCACCCGGAGTTCTCCCGACAGTCGAGCGCTTCGACGTGTGA
- a CDS encoding NADP-dependent oxidoreductase, with translation MRVVGFTSFGDPSVLAVVDEPLPQPGEGQVRIRVEAATVNPADVAARSGAFGPMLPAGPRYVLGWDVAGWVDAVGPATPGFAPGDNVVGMSDWLTTKRGTHAEFVVLDAAAVASAPAGVDPAEAATLPVNALTADQALDLLGLTEGQTVAVTGAAGAVGGYTVELARHRGLNVIGIGSPQDETFISRLGATFLPRSDDPARALRAIMPEGVDGLLDAAVIGPPALAAVRDGGTFVSVMPPATPPAERGIRVETVFVRSDGARLSELVTLVEQGRLTLRLAQTFTFDQAAQAHELFAKGGLRGRLVLTPRDRP, from the coding sequence ATGCGTGTAGTGGGCTTCACCTCCTTCGGCGACCCCAGCGTGCTGGCCGTCGTCGACGAGCCTTTACCCCAGCCCGGCGAAGGTCAGGTGCGGATCCGCGTCGAGGCGGCGACCGTCAATCCGGCCGACGTCGCCGCCCGTTCCGGCGCTTTTGGGCCGATGCTGCCCGCGGGACCGCGCTACGTCCTGGGCTGGGATGTGGCCGGCTGGGTCGACGCCGTCGGACCGGCCACGCCCGGCTTCGCGCCAGGAGACAACGTCGTCGGCATGTCCGACTGGCTGACAACCAAGCGCGGCACGCACGCCGAGTTCGTCGTGCTGGACGCCGCCGCGGTCGCGTCCGCTCCGGCCGGAGTCGACCCGGCCGAAGCGGCGACGCTCCCCGTCAACGCCCTGACCGCCGACCAGGCTCTGGACCTGCTCGGCCTGACCGAAGGCCAAACCGTGGCCGTCACCGGAGCAGCCGGCGCGGTCGGCGGCTACACCGTCGAACTGGCCCGGCACCGGGGTCTCAACGTCATCGGTATCGGTTCTCCCCAGGACGAGACTTTCATCAGCAGGCTCGGAGCCACCTTCCTTCCCCGCTCCGACGACCCGGCCCGCGCCCTGCGCGCGATCATGCCCGAGGGCGTGGACGGACTGCTGGACGCGGCGGTCATCGGCCCCCCGGCGCTGGCCGCGGTCAGGGACGGTGGCACGTTCGTGAGCGTGATGCCGCCCGCCACGCCACCGGCCGAGCGTGGCATCAGAGTCGAGACCGTCTTCGTCCGCAGTGACGGCGCACGCCTCAGCGAACTGGTCACCCTCGTCGAACAGGGTCGGCTCACCCTCCGGCTGGCCCAGACCTTCACCTTCGACCAGGCCGCCCAGGCCCACGAACTCTTCGCCAAGGGCGGCCTTCGCGGCCGCCTCGTCCTGACGCCGCGAGACCGGCCATGA